The following are encoded together in the Triticum dicoccoides isolate Atlit2015 ecotype Zavitan chromosome 6B, WEW_v2.0, whole genome shotgun sequence genome:
- the LOC119320509 gene encoding uncharacterized protein LOC119320509, with translation MTFAKDDASPCMLVVDDELDHHDSAGDAFTVLNLENSARLLPSFVMFKGNNGMFLAPRRINNRNLLQFAVSDIGDVTATFHLSHMNNGTVLVNPGDSNTSAYWNLENGNWIETNMSFGNAAANNSAWFWIYQVKDRFSILNGRSNRFCKRFSMGNLNNCLNAVDPTIMAEALIAVEEPILHREIHSISYRLSEARVYDTTMLTMATTAAVNDTSTENTKRLRLAYEEEEMSTWDTTLELKLGYKSTIRAGFPKLGLGARVSISAEFYGAYNWGETMEKKVRHEVVYEAAVPPRTKVTVKAVAARSAVTVPFNYSQVDVTTDGRVRSSIKRDGLYTGINSYDFNFETVEEKLPERNPSA, from the coding sequence ATGACCTTCGCCAAGGACGACGCCTCTCCATGCATGCTCGTGGTGGACGACGAGCTTGACCACCACGACAGCGCGGGGGACGCGTTCACCGTCCTCAACCTGGAGAACAGCGCCAGGCTGCTCCCCAGCTTTGTCATGTTCAAGGGCAACAACGGCATGTTCCTGGCCCCCCGACGGATAAACAATCGGAACCTCCTCCAGTTCGCGGTGTCCGACATCGGCGACGTAACCGCTACGTTCCATCTCTCCCACATGAACAACGGCACCGTCCTCGTCAACCCCGGCGATAGCAACACCTCCGCATACTGGAACCTCGAGAACGGCAACTGGATCGAGACCAACATGTCCTTTGGCAACGCCGCCGCCAACAACAGCGCGTGGTTCTGGATATACCAGGTGAAGGACAGGTTCTCTATCCTCAACGGCCGGAGCAATCGCTTCTGCAAGAGGTTCTCGATGGGAAACTTGAACAACTGCCTCAACGCGGTCGACCCGACCATCATGGCCGAGGCACTCATCGCAGTGGAGGAGCCCATCCTCCACCGGGAGATCCACAGCATCAGCTACAGGCTGAGTGAGGCCAGGGTGTACGACACCACCATGCTCACCATGGCCACCACGGCGGCCGTCAACGACACCTCCACAGAGAACACCAAGAGGCTgcggctggcgtacgaggaggaggAGATGAGCACCTGGGACACCACTCTCGAGCTCAAGCTCGGGTATAAGTCCACCATTAGAGCAGGGTTCCCAAAGCTCGGCCTCGGCGCTCGGGTCAGCATCTCAGCCGAGTTCTACGGGGCCTACAACTGGGGCGAAACCATGGAGAAGAAGGTGAGACATGAGGTCGTCTATGAGGCCGCAGTGCCGCCCAGGACCAAGGTCACCGTCAAGGCCGTCGCCGCCAGGAGCGCCGTCACCGTCCCCTTCAACTACAGCCAGGTGGACGTCACCACGGATGGGAGGGTGAGGAGCAGCATCAAGAGGGACGGCCTCTACACCGGAATCAACAGTTACGACTTCAATTTCGAGACCGTTGAGGAGAAGCTGCCGGAGAGGAACCCGAGCGCTTGA
- the LOC119320510 gene encoding uncharacterized protein LOC119320510 — MTVVELPSCIAQCSQSNGSYLCYVHEHGESFRQLQLNGKDAINPYTRYDVEVSRGHNGSGLVHIRCRYNRKYWVTRQRGDAWCIAADADEPEEDLTNPNCTLIKPIIVTTTDDSGESVMTVRLVPLDITPSIPKYKPF; from the coding sequence ATGACGGTGGTAGAGCTTCCCAGCTGCATCGCTCAGTGCTCGCAGAGTAATGGCTCCTACCTGTGCTATGTGCACGAGCACGGCGAGAGCTTCAGGCAGCTGCAGCTCAACGGCAAGGACGCCATTAACCCCTACACCAGGTACGACGTCGAGGTATCGCGGGGCCATAACGGCAGCGGCCTCGTGCACATCCGATGCCGCTACAACCGTAAGTACTGGGTGACTCGTCAGCGGGGCGACGCCTGGTGTATCGCCGCCGACGCAGACGAGCCGGAAGAAGACCTGACCAACCCCAATTGCACTCTGATTAAACCAATCATTGTCACCACCACTGATGACAGTGGTGAATCCGTGATGACCGTTCGGTTAGTACCACttgatattactccctccattcctaaatataagcctttttaa